From the Syngnathus typhle isolate RoL2023-S1 ecotype Sweden linkage group LG22, RoL_Styp_1.0, whole genome shotgun sequence genome, the window GCCGCTGCCCCCCCAGTACCAGCCCCCCCGTTGCTTTGCCTCCATGGAGATTTGCGGCCTTTGAAATGATCACCAGGCCATGTGGTGTTTCTTAAATGACCATTAGgatgaccctttttttttttttaacatgcacCCATCTGGGTTACCAACGCTTGCGTTCACATTTGCTTTTTCAGGTAGAAAAATATGATACAAATGTCCGTCGAACGAATAATAAATTAGTCAAATCGTTTTTGTCATTTATTAATTTAGAACATCACCGGTAGACCTGACTTTAGTTAGATTTATTGGAGTCTATTCTTAATTAAATGTCTTATTTAAATGATGTGGATGAAGTGTAAGTCAAAGGCAGTGTAGAACGTGCAATACCGATTTTGTCCAGCAGCGTCGCTGTGACAGCAAACTGAAGATTCCCCAGAAACAGTGAACCGTTTGACCCGGAAAAACATCAGATTCCCGACAAGCATGTAGCTACGAGCGCGCTACATTTCCCACGCGATTTGAAGTTGGTGTTTTACGTGACGTTTTTAGGGACTTTTGTCGACGTTTATCCGTTTTTATTGCGTAGCGGGGAAAGCAATAGTCAAGAGATGGGAGTCCCGGCGTTTTTCCGTTGGCTGAGCCGCAAATATCCTTCCATTGTTGTACATTGTGTGGAGGAGAAGGTAAGTACGTAGCATATTCGCACTTGCAAAACTCAAAGCACATTTGCCGTCGCAATTTAACTTTATATGAGGACTCGTTTTAGACTCTTTTCGTTTTTTGCACATCGGCCGTGAATGGAGTCTGactaaattgaaaacaaaatgggTCTAGATTTCTGTTGCATTTGGATGTTGCTCAACTGAGCAGCGACCTTAATTTGCTCTGACTTGTTGCCAATGTCGCGCAAAATGTGACGTCATCGTAAAGAAACAACAGCATTATTCAAGGTTTAATCTGAATGTGATTGTTTGTGTCTTCCAGGGTCGGGACTGCAATGGAGTTCGCATCCCCGTCGACACAACCAAGCCAAATCCCAACGATGTGGAGTTTGACAATTTGTATTTGGACATGAACGGAATCATACACCCTTGTACACATCCGGAAGACAAGTATGAAGTGCTtcctgttattattattttttttacccgtAGAATTGTGACAAGATTTGTCGGTCGGACTGGCCACTTTTGTTGTCgcaaattttgtttttgttgaaatgtCTGTTTTTGACGTGTCCACAGACCGGCGCCGAAAAACGAGGATGAGATGATGGTGGCCATCTTTGAATACATCGATCGTCTGTTCAATATCGTGCGTCCCAGGAGACTTTTGTACATGGCCATCGACGGCGTGGTAAGCGACTCGGACGCGCGGAGCATTTCCCACTCCGAAATAACCTGACCGTTCAACTCTCAACCAGGCGCCTCGTGCCAAAATGAACCAACAGCGCTCTCGCCGCTTCCGCGCTTCCAAAGAAGGCGTGGAGCTGACCGAAGAGAAGAGTCGCATACGGGAGGAGGTCATCCAGAAAGGTTTGTGTCCCCGCGTCAAAGACGAACCAGTCGTTCAATTATCTGACGTCTTCCTGCGCAGGAGGATACCTGCCGCCTGATGAGATCAAGGAGAGGTTTGACAGCAACTGCATCACGCCAGTAAGGGGAATCCGATAGGTTGAGGTGACCGTTTGTCTTGGAAATAGGTTGAGGTGACCGTTTGTCTCCAGGGGACAGAGTTCATGGACAACCTGGCGCAGTGTCTTCGCTACTACGTCGCAGACCGACTCAGCAACAACCCGGGATGGCGAAACCTCACGGTGAGCGCCGCACGCTCACGTGGCGCGTTGAGGCGGCGACGTCGTCGTCGCTAAGAATCCTTTTCCTTCTGCGGGTCTCGAAGGTCATCCTGTCTGACGCCAGCGTGCCCGGCGAAGGCGAGCACAAGATCATGGACTACATCAGGAGACAGAGAGGTGCCGCTCGCTCATGACAAGTTGtgccaagatggcggcaaagttTTTAATTGGGGGTTTTTAAATCCGCAGCTCAGCCCAACCACGACCCCAACACACATCACTGCCTGTGCGGTGCTGACGGTCAGTCTCCAGCGCACGTTGGGAGGTGaaattattgtgttttttttttttttttgcaactaaACTTGTGTTGCTTTGCGTCAACCACTCAGCGGATCTCATTATGCTGGGCTTGGCCACGCACGAGCCCAACTTCACCATCATCCGGGAGGAGTTCAAACCCAACCagccccgcccctgcgcgctcTGCAATCAAATGGGCCACGCAATCAAAGAGTGTCAGGGTCTCGCCCGAGAAAAGCAAGGCCAGGTCAGGTcacgccgcctcctcctccgcgCCCTCGTCAATACTTCCCCAAATAAAATCCTCCCTTTCACCTCTCGCCCCCTCCAGCACGATGAATTTGCAGGCAGCATGCCGGTGTGTGAGCAAGAGTTCATCTTCATCCGGCTCTGCGTGCTGAGAGAGGTACGTgacttttttgtgtgcgtgtgagtgacaCGCTAATGGCGCCACGCGGTCTTTCAGTATCTCGTTCGAGACTTGACCATGGCCAGTCTGCCCTTCCCGTATGACTTTGAGAGGAGCGTCGACGACTGGGTGTTCATGTGTTTCTTTGTCGGAAACGACTTCCTCCCTCACCTGCCTTCCTTGGAAATCAGGTCACATCTTCGTACTCGCAATGAACCTGTCTAAGGGGGTTTCAGCAAATAATCGTATACCTGCCGCTCTTCCCTCATCTCGCAGAGAGGGGGCGATAGATCGACTGGTGAGGATCTACAAAGAAGTAGTGCACAATACCGGAGTAAGTGTGACCGGTGGCTGTCCATGGGATTGCGGGCGCTGATGActccatgtgtgtgcgcgtacaGGGCTACCTGACCGAAAACGGCTACGTCAACCTTTCACGCGTGGAGCTGATCATGCGGGCCGTGGGCGTGGCCGAGGACAACATCTTCCAGAAACGCAAAGACGACGATGCAAGTTTCCAATTGGACAAACATTCCCAGGCACTCGAAACGCGGCCCGATTCGATTGAAAGCCTTTTCTGTCTCATCAGGTGATGTTTAGGAAGAGGATGAGAGACAAACGACAACGGATGAAGGTAAGTTACCCGGGCTCTGTCGGCAGTCAACTATCAGAATCTAAATTTTTGCGTTTTCATGAGCGTAGTGGGAGCGGCAAGGCCCCGCCTACATGACAGAGGGCCAATTCGCCCCCCACGCGCTGGGTAGAGGTCACAACCCGCACGCGGTGGACAACCCTCGCCAGCAAGCCTACGACATGAGGATGCGGTCCAATCAGGTGCCGCCTCAAATCTCAGCACCTGGCTCGAGCGTCGCTTCTGTGTTTTaaaggtgtgtttgtgtgtgtgtgttgttgtccaGGATGCCGCTCAGTCCCTGAAGGCCTCGATGAAGAATGGCGCAGGCGCCAATGTGAGTTAGTCTCGTCACCCGAGAAACATTTTTATAAAGCTGTTCTCAAagctaaaaaaagaataataaaatgttctcaaagctaaaaaaaaaattatcaaaaTAATCAAATGTTTACTTCATTTTAATTTGCGGTGTCGGCAGTTTGCGGGCCCCAGCGACGacgccaacaacaacaacagaggcATGAAGAGAAAAGCGGACAGCGACGACGAGTCCGAGCCGGAAGACAACGTCAGGCAAGTTGGCACGAAGCTTGGCTGACTGTCCTGCTTCCCCACCAAGGCGCAGACATGAATACTCCAAaaccgcacacacgcacgcaattAAAATGGAAAGCAGTCAATTCCTGTGTGACGCACTTAACAAATCTGCTAAATCCGCCCGACTGATTTGGTATTCATGGAGACTTTGCCTTCAGGAGGCCCGGCGCTCCCCGCAGGCCGCGCCGGGCTGGGCCTCAGCGGCGCCACAGATGCTGCACGGCCTCCGTCATTTCAATTTCCCCAAATGTCAAAAGAGAATGAAGAAATTGAGCTTTGCACTTTGCAGGTTGTGGGAGAACGGCTGGAAGCAGCGCTACTACAAGACCAAGTTCGACGTGGACGCTTCCGACGAAGGCTTCAAGAAGAAGGTTGTCCAGTCCTACGTGGAGGGCCTCTGCTGGGTTCTGCGCTATTACTACCAAGTGAGGCCACGCCCACTCCACCTCACCTCTGTGTGCTTGAAAAAAGGGCTGCCACTATTttgaggggcgggggggggtgcTTGTCAGTCTCCACATGCTTCGCAATCCAAAGCCGGTCTCAGCGGGCCGCTCTGAATTGATTAAAAGGTCCTAGGCAGACGGGACGTGTCCGCCGGCCGTTGCCGCGCATTCACGGTGCCGCTGCCAACGGCGTTAGCGTCACGCGCCGCTCGCTAAGAGGGGGGCCGTGAAACACCCAAGACGTGATTCACACTTTGCTCCCGAAATCACTTGTCAATGTCCCCGCCGGCTACGATGAGGACCTTCTCTTTGTTTTGCGTCTGCCACGGGGAGCTCCGACGGACCGCTGCCATTTGAGAGCTGTAATTTGACACGCTAGCCCCCCCTCATCCTAAAATTAGGAGGAAGGGGGGTGTTTGAATCCAATTAAAAGCGCCATACTTCTGGTTTTCTTTTACTTGGGTTTTGGGGAATAATCGTTTGGTAGAAGCCAAATGCTTTTGACGAAGCTCCTTCCAACCTCAAATCTCCAAAATGACATTCGGAACATGTTTGTGCTTGCAGGGCTGCGCCTCCTGGAAGTGGTACTTCCCCTTCCACTACGCCCCCTTTGCCTCCGACTTCAAGGACATCGAAGGACTGTTCAGCGACTTTGAGCGAGGAACCCAACCGGTAAGCGAGCGTGGCCTGGTGACGCCCACCTAAGGTCCACGTGAAATAATTTTGCGGCGTGCGCCTGCAGTTCAAGCCGCTGGAGCAGCTGATGAGCGTGTTTCCTGCCGCCAGTGGCAACTTCCTGCCAGAAACGTGGCGGGATCTTATGAGCAATCCGGTGAGTCGGCCGGCGGCACTTGAAGCGCTTGCTGTGTaatatatttgtaaaaaaaaaaaaaaaacgtgctgtGATACAGGAGTCTCCCATCATCGATTTCTACCCCGACGACTTCGCCATAGACCTGAACGGGAAGAAGTACGCCTGGCAAGGTGAGCTCTCGGCCCGGTCGCTTTGCTTCCGTCCGCTCTGTTGACGCTATTGCTCCTCAAAGGCGTGGCCCTGCTGCCCTTTGTGGACGAGCGGCGCCTGCGAACCACGCTGGCCAACGTCTACCCCGACCTCACGGCCGAAGAAGGTCAGTCTCGCATTTCACCGCCGTTGAATTATGCGTTTCTCCTCATGAATTGAAATGAGTTCAATGGTGGTTGCAGTGAGGAGAAACAGTCTAGGAAGCGACTTGTTGTTCGTCAGGAGCTCCCACCCGGTGTCGGACTTCATCCGGGAACTCTACAATACACAATGTGAAGAGGTAACGCcggcctaaaaataaaagtgcGCCCGGCCGGCACTCGGGTAGGTCAGATCACGTCGCCGTTGTCTTGTAGGACACCACAATGCCCGCAGAGCTCTGCCACGGAATCCAAGGTACCTTATCGCTCGATGATGACCCCATCCTACCAGAAAAGTAAGGACCACTTGCTCGTGCTCTCTCCTGCACGTTCCCGGGCAGACGGCGAACCGAGGCGCCCCGCTTGTTGAGCCGTCGGGACGCTCACTCGCCTTTGACCTTTTGTACCTCAGGCCGGTGCCGTCACCCATCCCTATGCTGCGGGACATTGCGCACAACAGCACCATCGGGTGAGAACAAGTGGCACAGTGTCAGCCTGTCAATGGCGgtgtgttagcatgaagctagcaGAACATTTCAATTGAGCACCTTTTTGTTGTCTTCCAGAGTGAAGTTCAAGGATCCCCAGTTTGACGAGGGCTTTGTGTTCAAGGCTCGGCTCCTCCCCGGAGCAAAGTCAGTGACAAACACTTTTTCATTTTTCGAGGGTTAAGCGTCACATGGCCTTGACTGCCTTCAGGCTTCCCAACAACGTGCTGAAGCCGGGGGACTGGGACAGGCGGGAGAACCAGCCGTGGAGGCCTCAGCTGGGTTTCAACTCCAACCGGCAGCAGGCTCATTTGGACCAGTCGGGCTTCCGAGCTCTggggtgaggtttttttttgtttttttttcccccctttctgCTCATTTACAATGTCATTTTTTGTTATGTGTGTacagcactttttttctttctctaaaTGTTTGTGTCCCGCCTCCACGCTGGCCATTAAGCAGCCATGCTTGATTATGATCTCCACTTCCTCCTCCGCACGTCCACATTATCATTAAGAAACGGCAATAATTGAACATCTGGCACCCCGGAAAGCGCCGTGTTTGGAATTCATGATGAGAAcctttctgtttaaaaaaaaaaaaaaggcctgctAGAAGCTGCCAAGCTGCATGTTTgacatcctctttttttttttttttttttcctcttgcagTCACTCGCTCAGAAACCAACATGGCGGCCAATACAGCAATTACCCGCCACCCGACAACTACCACCAGCAAGGAAACTACCGCACGCCCCGCGGCAACAATAACCAGTCCTACCAACGTAAGGCGCACGGCGGCCATAAGCCAAATCGGTCTCTCCTTGCCTCGAGAGGCGAGTTAAGTTCTTCTTTGATGAGGCGGCCACCCCCCCACAGCGAGCTCGCCAGGGCGTCTTTGTGCGCCCGCGGCCAAGCTCTGACGACGGCCATTGTGCCGCGCGGCTAAAGCGACAAAGTCTGCCCACCACCCTCTGACCCGCTCGCTAACTTTGTCACTCGGTTTCGGCGGCGAAATATTttgggagggttttttttttccactttttttcttttcgtagGACGAGGCAAAAAAAATGACGCTTTGCAACAATGCATTTAAATTGCTCGAAATGTTGCTCATTGACATCCAAAGGAAAATCGGATGTCTTACTTGCATGACACATTTCGATAATCAAGCTGCTTTTGCGGAGGCCTGCAGAAATCCCCAAATATTTTCCGACGACCCATTGAGGGAACTTGGATAGTTTTGCTGGAAATAACAGTGTCACCTATGAAAAGTGGacgtctgcaaaaaaaaaaaaaaaaactgtttttgttTGAGCTGAGTCAAAGAGTCGGCGTGGAAATTGAAAAGGGGCGTTTAGTTGCCGAGCGGCCGCTAATCCGTCCCTAATAGAGTGGCCAGTGCGCCAGCGCTGTCGGGATTGGAAGGCGTAATCCTTTTGTTGGCTTTTGTGCGCGCACGCTGGAGGCCCAGACGCTCTCAGATCACGACTAATTAAAGAGATTGACAGGTGTCCACTTGTCATTCCCCGGCTTTTCAGGCCCGGCCTTCTAATTGCCAGCCCGCTGGGTGGTCCACTTGAGCCGCGTCAACGCAAGACTTCATCAAACGGGAGAATAACCGGCATGGCGGTGGCGCCGCCCTCCGCCCGATAGTTCCTACTTGACCTCCGATTGGAGCCGTGTTTCCTTTCTCAAAAGATGCCACAAATGTAACTATAGGCCCGAAAATGAATTCTGAGCCGTCCTCCCCATCTCGCACGCATCGGCGGATTTGAAGCAATTAAAACGCAGATTTTGTGTCACATTAActtgaacaacaaaaaaagtccGTGCAAAAATTCGGTATTATTAACGGATgtgaaactttttttattattattttttaattgggtTTTAAGAATTTGAGCTCCATCGCTTCTCACGGCTTTCTTTGCTATGtttcaaagacttttttttttttgtgtgtgtttgttagcAGTGTATCGAGTTGCTCCCTAACATTTAAatgattgacaaaaaaaacttgTAGTCGTCGCAAGGTGTCCACGGCGGCAGGTGGAGCGGGCAGCTGgtcatcaccatggcaacggtGGCTCTGGAAGCAGCCTTTGGCTATTTTTCCTCAAGTGGGCCTTTGTGAAATGTTCGCCTCGATAGAAGCTAGCCACTTGAGGAGTCCACAATCCCGCCAGCTCAATGCTTcttcgttttttttcc encodes:
- the xrn2 gene encoding 5'-3' exoribonuclease 2 isoform X1; the encoded protein is MGVPAFFRWLSRKYPSIVVHCVEEKGRDCNGVRIPVDTTKPNPNDVEFDNLYLDMNGIIHPCTHPEDKPAPKNEDEMMVAIFEYIDRLFNIVRPRRLLYMAIDGVAPRAKMNQQRSRRFRASKEGVELTEEKSRIREEVIQKGGYLPPDEIKERFDSNCITPGTEFMDNLAQCLRYYVADRLSNNPGWRNLTVILSDASVPGEGEHKIMDYIRRQRAQPNHDPNTHHCLCGADADLIMLGLATHEPNFTIIREEFKPNQPRPCALCNQMGHAIKECQGLAREKQGQHDEFAGSMPVCEQEFIFIRLCVLREYLVRDLTMASLPFPYDFERSVDDWVFMCFFVGNDFLPHLPSLEIREGAIDRLVRIYKEVVHNTGGYLTENGYVNLSRVELIMRAVGVAEDNIFQKRKDDDVMFRKRMRDKRQRMKWERQGPAYMTEGQFAPHALGRGHNPHAVDNPRQQAYDMRMRSNQDAAQSLKASMKNGAGANFAGPSDDANNNNRGMKRKADSDDESEPEDNVRLWENGWKQRYYKTKFDVDASDEGFKKKVVQSYVEGLCWVLRYYYQGCASWKWYFPFHYAPFASDFKDIEGLFSDFERGTQPFKPLEQLMSVFPAASGNFLPETWRDLMSNPESPIIDFYPDDFAIDLNGKKYAWQGVALLPFVDERRLRTTLANVYPDLTAEEVRRNSLGSDLLFVRSSHPVSDFIRELYNTQCEEDTTMPAELCHGIQGTLSLDDDPILPEKPVPSPIPMLRDIAHNSTIGVKFKDPQFDEGFVFKARLLPGAKLPNNVLKPGDWDRRENQPWRPQLGFNSNRQQAHLDQSGFRALGHSLRNQHGGQYSNYPPPDNYHQQGNYRTPRGNNNQSYQQSRSSSSYEHQPRFQRHHPYGGGGGGRGGGGGGGAHGWDRAMQSQRGAYQQNASRGGGGAGRGGGGYQSHFQQQRNDWQQGHNSSNRGGGYPAPPASRRYVWE
- the xrn2 gene encoding 5'-3' exoribonuclease 2 isoform X2, giving the protein MNGIIHPCTHPEDKPAPKNEDEMMVAIFEYIDRLFNIVRPRRLLYMAIDGVAPRAKMNQQRSRRFRASKEGVELTEEKSRIREEVIQKGGYLPPDEIKERFDSNCITPGTEFMDNLAQCLRYYVADRLSNNPGWRNLTVILSDASVPGEGEHKIMDYIRRQRAQPNHDPNTHHCLCGADADLIMLGLATHEPNFTIIREEFKPNQPRPCALCNQMGHAIKECQGLAREKQGQHDEFAGSMPVCEQEFIFIRLCVLREYLVRDLTMASLPFPYDFERSVDDWVFMCFFVGNDFLPHLPSLEIREGAIDRLVRIYKEVVHNTGGYLTENGYVNLSRVELIMRAVGVAEDNIFQKRKDDDVMFRKRMRDKRQRMKWERQGPAYMTEGQFAPHALGRGHNPHAVDNPRQQAYDMRMRSNQDAAQSLKASMKNGAGANFAGPSDDANNNNRGMKRKADSDDESEPEDNVRLWENGWKQRYYKTKFDVDASDEGFKKKVVQSYVEGLCWVLRYYYQGCASWKWYFPFHYAPFASDFKDIEGLFSDFERGTQPFKPLEQLMSVFPAASGNFLPETWRDLMSNPESPIIDFYPDDFAIDLNGKKYAWQGVALLPFVDERRLRTTLANVYPDLTAEEVRRNSLGSDLLFVRSSHPVSDFIRELYNTQCEEDTTMPAELCHGIQGTLSLDDDPILPEKPVPSPIPMLRDIAHNSTIGVKFKDPQFDEGFVFKARLLPGAKLPNNVLKPGDWDRRENQPWRPQLGFNSNRQQAHLDQSGFRALGHSLRNQHGGQYSNYPPPDNYHQQGNYRTPRGNNNQSYQQSRSSSSYEHQPRFQRHHPYGGGGGGRGGGGGGGAHGWDRAMQSQRGAYQQNASRGGGGAGRGGGGYQSHFQQQRNDWQQGHNSSNRGGGYPAPPASRRYVWE